A single window of Plasmodium reichenowi strain SY57 chromosome 12, whole genome shotgun sequence DNA harbors:
- a CDS encoding phenylalanyl-tRNA synthetase alpha chain, putative: MFFSFFICFIFVTIEFIESYKKNPQISDIYFRKLNKNYHIKDDIINYNRFKYVYKIKNHPLNEIKEEVLNFLKKKTSFYLVYNKCPLYYKNLCFKEILIRDTNETTSIKNNFYFSHDYLYIPQATSLFPYIYDLLKNNDKEQNIQKCNDTIYVRNNPYSENTPNNNIDVNKNIKKKQDNYINKEIVENNNVHIINNSNILNKQRDNFCIISNIFRKDNIDKLHFPFFNQIDIYFKITNELVHKKKQLVYFLCELLSNIFGPNYKWRIRKDSFDFTTHSLQAEVFHNNKWIEILGSGILKRKIIFNKKKKYEISDYLAVGIGLDRIAMIKWDIDRIRDLYLYIYNTEKNIYSVEQHNEKNKCSQHISNDIFNKNINEYINHNDSNNHNNVKNYFLKSKKNENQNDKHQDENILLSSPKLEGQKLRHNLLTHIKQKIHIQQKQKSINIPHEEVLYFSNLYNIKDEQRDLSFYSNEQWNNEDFIKNIMELKNIKNLHFLKTVYLFDIFLNEQSKKTSYAYKFIYTPTTNIKEQHVFKNHVKELHEQIITQITKMYNIIIR, encoded by the exons ATGtttttttccttctttATTTGTTTCATATTTGTTACTATTGAATTTATAGaaagttataaaaaaaatccACAGATCAGcgatatatattttagaaagcttaataaaaattatcatataaaagatgatataataaattacaatagatttaaatatgtttacaaaataaagaatcatccattaaatgaaataaaagaagaggtattaaattttttaaaaaaaaaaacatctttttatttagtatataataaatgcccactttattataagaatttatgttttaaaGAAATACTTATAAGAGATACAAACGAAACAACttcaataaaaaataatttctatttttctcatgattatttatatattcctcAAGCTACCTCTTTATTTCCATAcatatatgatttattaaaaaataatgacaaGGAACagaatatacaaaaatgtAATGATACAATATATGTAAGAAATAATCCATATAGTGAAAATACAcctaataataatattgatgtaaataagaatataaaaaaaaagcaagataattatattaataaagaaatcgttgaaaataataatgtacatataataaacaattcaaacatattaaataagCAAAGAGataatttttgtattatatctaatatttttaggaaagataatattgataaatTACATTTCCCCTTTTTTAATCaaattgatatatattttaaaataacCAACGAATTAgtacacaaaaaaaaacaacttgtatattttttgtgtGAATTATTATCCAACATCTTTGGACCTAATTATAAATGGAGAATAAGAAAAGATTCTTTTGATTTTACTACACACTCATTACAAGCAGAAGTATTTCATAATAACAAATGGATAGAAATTTTAGGTAGTGgaatattaaaaaggaaaattattttcaacaaaaaaaaaaaatatgaaatcAGTGATTATCTAGCTGTAGGAATAGGCTTAGATAGAATTGCTATGATAAAATGGGATATTGACAGAATAAGagatttatatttatatatttataatacagaaaaaaatatatattctgTCGAGCAacataatgaaaaaaataaatgttcACAACATATATCAAATGATATAttcaataaaaatataaatgaatatattaaccATAATGACTcaaataatcataataatgtaaaaaattattttttgaaaagcaaaaaaaatgaaaaccAAAATGATAAGCACCaagatgaaaatattttattaagtTCCCCAAAATTGGAAGGTCAAAAATTAAGacataatttattaacacatataaaacaaaagaTTCATATAcaacaaaaacaaaaaagtataaatatacCACATGAAGaagttttatatttttcaaatttatacaatataaaagatgaaCAACGAGATCTGTCCTTTTATTCAAATGAACAATGGAACAATGAagattttataaaaaatattatggaattaaaaaacataaaaaatttacacTTTTTGAAAACAGTTTATctttttgatatatttttaaatgaacaatcaaaaaaaacaagttatgcatataaatttatttatacgCCAACAACAAATATAAAG GAACAGCACGTTTTTAAAAACCATGTAAAAGAATTACatgaacaaataataacacaaataacaaaaatgtacaatataattattagataa
- a CDS encoding hypothetical protein (conserved Plasmodium protein, unknown function) produces the protein MPDTKYENLLQYDLKIYRNDILEKEKKKNDLRNILFFPSLFWFNGQFCPPIPVVKYDSNLCTFKVKDYVTCSIHKFSVIIRRIVKNEILHVNMFNEKKVLSCVFYINIDYILKLSNIINKYMLLDFVRLTTSLFEKENELIKYTYKKNTSLWYKLFCYNEKNEIHLFDVEKNKSLLSFSEKNQITCLTFNFLYISKKNSLYNKLFNDIYDENKIKIVDIDNIDKQIVTKNMYCFELSQDKINNTYNTCKDNEKHLKIFKNLFYQLIYGDDQGNVYFFVPQKNVKIKKKLRNEKINLIETNVKEYFKVQNKNDLYHNIKNNHYIFVAYKECIQVVQFYFFEIYFVINFVHEKLYSMTTKFNNLGQNYLSFSTKNYVKIYNINEMKEINSINNNIIIQKHDENNEKENIILHEIDRSSENQEVQEEEEEEEKKKKKKKNCLIACPVQKLHEQTGEKNINENYKEIIFDDMEYKKYENNENMEEQNKNDSFIYTSNKNHKNNNNKNISDKKDLKYYTCIHFDSADNIYISSDKGIINVYNLNEKRIIKSFHINCKIIFYLYFFILNNKEYIYIYDSEKFYCLYVIDEKKNVYKIFTLSLWIYYIICFNNNIIFSLGNENIYNLQLKKYNNNNNNNILNSIYSNNINICIFLINHPQLPIIAFINKKSVFGFFYLTKVQKKRPNQEKNIIIPNIRENQHIISICWFGKPKNIIKNKDILFDHDNINDIIEKTNNSNDVQTNSHCVYESVCLKNNHIDIIENNVTKENNKKKRKKRNMMKMEGLKIDMNNNIYPNTFDTYLVILNEKGLYLYNIITNEILKLNNELLNNLYEFKGKKYMASTIFNNEIYVFILYEKKLLFFNHNMEFDSYDINLNEKINKMYLKDNILFLLSNSNIYFIFIEYLLINLLNKKFNVLKNCIHDIKDDTNGVIINSNMSNNINSDIIHANNHIEKLVYQEKENEKKYVSQGHELYIRKLKFPQNFKILLFDFYYMTNGELYIAIFSKKKKIMIYKINLYHEDYNNRKQRNEENTILEIEAQLIAQFINFYIFEHINKVGSILCMKFFYNSEKKKIYLVFGGLEQFLFSWNFLKYPIIQKK, from the coding sequence ATGCCTGACacaaaatatgaaaatttaCTTCAATatgatttaaaaatatatagaaatgatatattagaaaaagaaaaaaaaaaaaatgatttaagaaatattttattttttccatCTTTATTTTGGTTTAATGGGCAATTTTGTCCACCCATTCCTGTTGTAAAATATGATAGCAATTTGTGTACTTTCAAAGTAAAAGATTATGTGACATGCTCAATACATAAATTTAGTGTAATTATCAGAAGAATTGTTAAGAATGAAATATTACATGTTAATATGTTTAATGAGAAGAAAGTTTTGTCATgtgttttttatataaatattgattatatattaaaattatctaatattataaacaaatatatgcTATTGGATTTTGTACGTTTAACTACTTCTTTAtttgaaaaagaaaatgaacttataaaatatacttataaaaaaaatacttCCTTATGgtataaattattttgttataatgaaaaaaatgaaattcATTTGTTTGATGTcgaaaaaaataaatccCTTTTAAGCTTTAGTGAAAAAAACCAAATTACTTGCTTaacatttaattttttatatataagtaaaaaaaatagtttatataataaattattcaacgatatatatgatgaaaataaaataaaaatcgTGGACATAgataatattgataaaCAAATTGTAACAAAGAATATGTACTGTTTTGAATTATCAcaagataaaataaataatacttATAACACTTGTAAAGATAATGAGaaacatttaaaaatattcaaaaatCTTTTTTATCAATTAATTTATGGAGATGATCAAGGAAATGtctatttttttgttcctcaaaaaaatgtgaaaatcaaaaaaaaattaagaaatgaaaaaattaatcTTATAGAAACAAATGttaaagaatattttaaagtacaaaataaaaatgatttatatcataatattaagaataatcattatatttttgtagCTTATAAGGAATGTATCCAAGTTGTccaattttatttttttgaaatttattttgttatcaattttgttcatgaaaaattatattccATGACAACCAAATTTAATAACTTAGgacaaaattatttatcattttctaccaaaaattatgtaaaaatatataatattaatgaaatgaaagaaattaattctataaataataatataataatacaaaaacATGACGAAAACaatgaaaaggaaaatatcATTTTACATGAAATAGATAGATCTAGTGAAAATCAAGAAGTAcaagaagaagaagaagaagaagaaaaaaaaaaaaaaaaaaaaaaaaattgtttaATTGCCTGCCCTGTTCAGAAATTACATGAACAGACAggtgaaaaaaatataaatgaaaattataaggAGATAATATTTGATGATAtggaatataaaaaatatgagaATAATGAGAATATGgaagaacaaaataagaatgatagtttcatttatacatcaaataaaaatcataaaaataataataacaaaaacATTTCGGATAAAAAAGATTTGAAATATTACACATGTATCCATTTTGATTCAGCCgacaatatttatatatcgAGTGATAAAGGTATTATAAATGTGTACAActtaaatgaaaaaaggATTATTAAATCTTTCCATATTAATtgtaaaataattttttatttatatttttttatattaaataataaagagtatatatatatatatgattcagaaaaattttattgtttatatgtaataGATGAGAAGAAGaatgtttataaaatatttactCTAAGTTTATGgatatattacataatttgttttaataataacataattttttctctAGGAAATgagaatatatataatttacagttaaaaaaatataataataataataataataatatattaaattcgatatattcaaataatattaacatttgtatatttttaattaatcATCCTCAATTACCAATTATAgcttttattaataaaaagtCGGTATTTGGATTTTTCTATTTAACTAAGgttcaaaaaaaaagaccaaatcaggaaaaaaatataatcattCCGAATATAAGAGAAAATCAACATATAATATCTATATGTTGGTTTGGAAAGccaaaaaatattataaaaaataaagatattttatttgatcatgataatataaatgatattattGAAAAGACAAATAATTCAAATGATGTCCAAACGAATTCGCATTGTGTATACGAATCCGTATGTTTAAAGAATAACCATATAGATATAATAGAAAACAATGtaacaaaagaaaataataaaaaaaagagaaaaaaaaggaatatgatgaaaatgGAAGGTTTAAAAATtgatatgaataataatatatatcccAATACATTTGATACATATCttgtaatattaaatgaaaaaggtttgtatttatataatattataactaatgaaatattaaaattgaATAATGAATTGTTAAATAATTTGTATGAATTTAAAGGAAAGAAATATATGGCATCTACTATATTTAATAACGAAATTTAcgtttttattttatatgagaagaaattattattttttaatcaCAATATGGAATTTGATAGTTATGATATAAACTTGAAtgagaaaataaataaaatgtatttaaaagacaatattttatttttactatctaatagtaatatatatttcatttttatagaatatttattaataaatcttcttaataaaaaattcaatgttttaaaaaattgtataCATGATATAAAAGATGATACAAATGGtgttataataaatagtaatatgagtaataacataaatagTGATATTATTCATGCAAATAATCATATTGAGAAGTTAGTGTACCAAGAAAAAgagaatgaaaaaaaatatgtcTCTCAAGGTcatgaattatatatcagaaaattaaaattccctcaaaattttaaaatacttctttttgatttttattatatgacGAATGGTGAATTATACATAGcaatattttcaaaaaaaaaaaaaattatgatatataaaataaatttatatcatgaggattataataatagaaaacaaagaaatgaagaaaatacaATTCTAGAAATTGAAGCTCAATTAATTGCACAGTTTATTAACTTTTACATTTTTGAgcatataaataaagtTGGTAGTATTTTATGtatgaaatttttttacaattctgaaaaaaaaaaaatttatttagTTTTTGGAGGTTTAGAacaatttcttttttcatggaactttttaaaataccccattatacaaaaaaaatga